A genomic region of Vitis vinifera cultivar Pinot Noir 40024 chromosome 7, ASM3070453v1 contains the following coding sequences:
- the LOC100254248 gene encoding probable serine/threonine-protein kinase At1g01540 isoform X1 has product MSDHRTTLMNDQLSKPTSIFGLRLWVVLGVCVGAAFVLLLFLISLWLTSKRNNSSKIRPSQKPTIPAVSKEIQEIRIDHGHRSQIQADPFPESDQLAGIEGQALLLPPGEESPGGVHRIHIELGKDHRISYPERVVSGEARAVEQASIVAPEVSHLGWGHWYTLRELEASTNAFADDHVIGEGGYGIVYHGVLEDNTQVAVKNLLNNRGQAEKEFKVEVEAIGRVRHKNLVRLLGYCAEGAHRMLVYEYVNNGNLEQWLHGDVGPRSPLTWEIRMNIILGTAKGLTYLHEGLEPKVVHRDIKSSNILLDKQWNPKVSDFGLAKLLGSEHSYVTTRVMGTFGYVAPEYASTGMLNERSDVYSFGILIMEIISGRNPVDYSRPPEEVNLVDWLKRMVTSRNPEGVLDPKIPEKPTSRALKRALLVALRCVDPNSQKRPKMGHVIHMLEAEESPFRDDRRAGRDSVRAHRDSPRNGLMEKRVTESGDSSGYESGAHANRQRWRQEESQAEKQ; this is encoded by the exons ATGTCCGATCACAGAACTACGCTCATGAACGATCAGCTCTCCAAACCCACTTCCATATTTGGTCTTCGCTTGTGGGTGGTTTTGGGTGTTTGTGTCGGAGCTGCCTTTGTGCTTCTTCTCTTCCTAATCTCGCTCTGGCTCACATCAAAACGGAACAACTCTTCCAAAATCAGGCCGTCTCAGAAGCCCACGATCCCAGCTGTGTCCAAAGAGATCCAGGAAATCAGAATTGACCATGGCCACCGAAGCCAGATTCAGGCCGACCCATTTCCCGAATCGGATCAATTGGCCGGAATAGAAGGGCAGGCATTGCTTCTTCCACCGGGAGAGGAAAGTCCAGGTGGGGTTCACAGGATTCACATCGAGCTTGGAAAGGACCATAGAATTTCTTACCCCGAGCGCGTAGTGAGTGGGGAGGCTCGGGCAGTTGAACAGGCCTCCATAGTTGCTCCCGAAGTTTCGCATTTGGGGTGGGGCCATTGGTATACCTTGAGAGAGCTCGAGGCTTCCACGAATGCGTTTGCCGACGACCACGTTATTGGGGAAGGTGGGTATGGGATTGTTTACCATGGTGTCTTGGAGGATAACACACAGGTTGCTGTCAAGAACTTGCTCAATAATAG GGGACAAGCTGAGAAGGAGTTTAAGGTTGAAGTAGAAGCAATTGGACGAGTTCGACATAAAAATTTAGTGAGATTGCTTGGTTACTGTGCGGAAGGAGCTCATAG GATGCTTGTGTATGAGTATGTAAATAATGGGAATTTGGAGCAGTGGCTTCATGGTGATGTAGGGCCTCGAAGTCCTCTTACTTGGGAGATTCGAATGAATATAATCCTGGGAACTGCAAAAGG GTTAACTTATCTTCATGAGGGACTtgaacccaaagttgttcaccGTGATATAAAATCGAGCAACATTTTACTTGATAAGCAGTGGAATCCCAAGGTTTCAGACTTTGGCCTTGCCAAGCTCCTTGGCTCAGAGCACAGCTATGTAACAACCCGAGTGATGGGAACATTTGG CTATGTAGCTCCTGAATATGCAAGTACAGGCATGTTGAATGAAAGAAGTGATGTGTATAGTTTTGGGATTCTTATCATGGAAATAATTTCTGGGAGGAATCCAGTCGACTATAGCCGCCCTCCAGAAGAG GTGAACTTAGTTGACTGGCTTAAGAGGATGGTTACCAGCAGGAATCCAGAGGGAGTTTTGGATCCAAAGATACCTGAGAAGCCGACTTCAAGGGCCTTGAAGCGGGCTCTTCTCGTAGCTCTGCGCTGTGTTGATCCAAACTCACAGAAGCGGCCAAAAATGGGTCATGTTATACATATGCTTGAAGCTGAAGAATCCCCCTTCAGAGAT GATCGTAGAGCAGGGAGAGATTCAGTACGTGCACATCGTGACAGCCCAAGGAATGGATTGATGGAGAAGCGAGTCACAGAATCAGGGGATAGTAGTGGGTATGAAAGTGGGGCTCATGCCAATAGACAAAGGTGGAGACAAGAAGAAAGCCAAGCAGAAAAGCAGTGA
- the LOC100254248 gene encoding probable serine/threonine-protein kinase At1g01540 isoform X2 encodes MSDHRTTLMNDQLSKPTSIFGLRLWVVLGVCVGAAFVLLLFLISLWLTSKRNNSSKIRPSQKPTIPAVSKEIQEIRIDHGHRSQIQADPFPESDQLAGIEGQALLLPPGEESPGGVHRIHIELGKDHRISYPERVVSGEARAVEQASIVAPEVSHLGWGHWYTLRELEASTNAFADDHVIGEGGYGIVYHGVLEDNTQVAVKNLLNNRGQAEKEFKVEVEAIGRVRHKNLVRLLGYCAEGAHRMLVYEYVNNGNLEQWLHGDVGPRSPLTWEIRMNIILGTAKGLTYLHEGLEPKVVHRDIKSSNILLDKQWNPKVSDFGLAKLLGSEHSYVTTRVMGTFGYVAPEYASTGMLNERSDVYSFGILIMEIISGRNPVDYSRPPEEVNLVDWLKRMVTSRNPEGVLDPKIPEKPTSRALKRALLVALRCVDPNSQKRPKMGHVIHMLEAEESPFRDSRERFSTCTS; translated from the exons ATGTCCGATCACAGAACTACGCTCATGAACGATCAGCTCTCCAAACCCACTTCCATATTTGGTCTTCGCTTGTGGGTGGTTTTGGGTGTTTGTGTCGGAGCTGCCTTTGTGCTTCTTCTCTTCCTAATCTCGCTCTGGCTCACATCAAAACGGAACAACTCTTCCAAAATCAGGCCGTCTCAGAAGCCCACGATCCCAGCTGTGTCCAAAGAGATCCAGGAAATCAGAATTGACCATGGCCACCGAAGCCAGATTCAGGCCGACCCATTTCCCGAATCGGATCAATTGGCCGGAATAGAAGGGCAGGCATTGCTTCTTCCACCGGGAGAGGAAAGTCCAGGTGGGGTTCACAGGATTCACATCGAGCTTGGAAAGGACCATAGAATTTCTTACCCCGAGCGCGTAGTGAGTGGGGAGGCTCGGGCAGTTGAACAGGCCTCCATAGTTGCTCCCGAAGTTTCGCATTTGGGGTGGGGCCATTGGTATACCTTGAGAGAGCTCGAGGCTTCCACGAATGCGTTTGCCGACGACCACGTTATTGGGGAAGGTGGGTATGGGATTGTTTACCATGGTGTCTTGGAGGATAACACACAGGTTGCTGTCAAGAACTTGCTCAATAATAG GGGACAAGCTGAGAAGGAGTTTAAGGTTGAAGTAGAAGCAATTGGACGAGTTCGACATAAAAATTTAGTGAGATTGCTTGGTTACTGTGCGGAAGGAGCTCATAG GATGCTTGTGTATGAGTATGTAAATAATGGGAATTTGGAGCAGTGGCTTCATGGTGATGTAGGGCCTCGAAGTCCTCTTACTTGGGAGATTCGAATGAATATAATCCTGGGAACTGCAAAAGG GTTAACTTATCTTCATGAGGGACTtgaacccaaagttgttcaccGTGATATAAAATCGAGCAACATTTTACTTGATAAGCAGTGGAATCCCAAGGTTTCAGACTTTGGCCTTGCCAAGCTCCTTGGCTCAGAGCACAGCTATGTAACAACCCGAGTGATGGGAACATTTGG CTATGTAGCTCCTGAATATGCAAGTACAGGCATGTTGAATGAAAGAAGTGATGTGTATAGTTTTGGGATTCTTATCATGGAAATAATTTCTGGGAGGAATCCAGTCGACTATAGCCGCCCTCCAGAAGAG GTGAACTTAGTTGACTGGCTTAAGAGGATGGTTACCAGCAGGAATCCAGAGGGAGTTTTGGATCCAAAGATACCTGAGAAGCCGACTTCAAGGGCCTTGAAGCGGGCTCTTCTCGTAGCTCTGCGCTGTGTTGATCCAAACTCACAGAAGCGGCCAAAAATGGGTCATGTTATACATATGCTTGAAGCTGAAGAATCCCCCTTCAGAGAT AGCAGGGAGAGATTCAGTACGTGCACATCGTGA